A stretch of Rhea pennata isolate bPtePen1 chromosome 18, bPtePen1.pri, whole genome shotgun sequence DNA encodes these proteins:
- the SURF6 gene encoding surfeit locus protein 6 has translation MASLAAKDSYLQGLASRVCAQRAPEARKRKRVSKPGQPEDAGRQLKKRRKKPRKQAEKTNGPPVKQVVSNNSKLAPVQKAAPQSSTSSPESVKQSKNESSVTDGKSELNSSFSAMNLLRQRLHEKIKKASGQDDTKELPPAVLEKRRRRKYEKERKKRRRKEMKMKEKMEKKGTEELPVEPQSEKEESTTEIVFNRVEVHEENELSKIQKKKEKRKGVKGNITPLTGKNYKQLLSRLEKRKNKLEELKDKDQKKAQELENKMKWTNVLYKAEGVKIRDDEERLKEALKRKEKRKAQRQKQWEKRTEKVVEKMQQRQEKRRKNIQKKKKDKMERKKNKARKKGRVLPEDLKKAGLK, from the exons ATGGCCAGCCTGGCCGCCAAGGACTCTTACCTGCAGGGCCTAGCGAGCCGGGTCTGCGCGCAGCGCGCCCCGGAGGCGCGGAAGAGGAAACGGG tgTCTAAGCCAGGCCAGCCTGAAGATGCTGGCAGGCAGctcaaaaaaaggagaaagaaacctAGAAAGCAAGCTGAGAAGACAAATGGTCCTCCAGTTAAACAGGTGGTATCCAATAACAGTAAACTTGCTCCAGTGCAGAAAGCAGCCCCCCAGTCCAGCACGTCATCTCCAGAAAGTgttaaacagagcaaaaatgagagTTCAGTTACAG ATGGCAAAAGTGAACTCAATTCATCTTTTTCTGCAATGAATCTCTTGCGTCAGAGATTACatgagaagattaaaaaagcTTCTGGTCAG GATGATACTAAAGAATTACCCCCTGCTGTCCTGGAGAAGAGGCGTAGAAGGAAgtatgagaaagagagaaagaagcgtcgaagaaaggagatgaagatgaaggagaaaatggagaagaagggAACAGAGGAGTTACCTGTAGAGCCACAAAGCGAAAAGGAGGAGAGCACAACTGAGATTGTCTTTAACAGGGTTGAAGTCCATGAAGAGAATGAGCTGAGCAAAatccaaaagaagaaagagaagaggaaaggagtgAAAGGCAATATTACGCCTCTGACAGGCAAAAACTACAAACAGCTGCTGagcaggctggagaagaggaagaataagCTGGAGGAACTCAAGGATAAAGACCAGAAGAAAGCTCAGGAGCTAGAGAATAAGATGAAATGGACAAATGTACTCTATAAGGCTGAAGGTGTAAAGATTCGTGATGACGAGGAACGTCTGAAAGAAGCTTTGAAGCGCAAGGAGAAGCGTAAGGCGCAGCGCCAGAAGCAGTGGGAGAAGCGGACAGAGAAAGTAGTAGAAAAGATGCAACAGCGGCAGGAAAAGCGTCGCAAGAACattcagaagaagaagaaggacaAGATGGAGCGCAAAAAAAACAAGGCACGGAAGAAAGGCCGCGTTCTGCCAGAAGACTTGAAGAAAGCTGGCTTAAAGTGA